One Citrus sinensis cultivar Valencia sweet orange chromosome 5, DVS_A1.0, whole genome shotgun sequence genomic window, CATCAATTTCAACAACATGGCTTCAATAGATGAAAATTGTTGTTGAACGGTGTTGAATCGCTCATCAATCGTAGCCTTGATTGATCTGACCTCTGCTTCCAATTTTTCTTCAAGCGTGTCCACCTTTTTCGCTGCAATTGTCTCAGGAttcttgctctgataccactttgATAGGACTTGGGGCTAAATTAGGGCtgacttttattgattaaatcaaaagaaaacaaacaatcaaTCCTGACCTACAATTCGAGAGGTAGGTCAATCTCTCCCAAAACTCCTAATGGTTCTTAATACCAGACAAAACTCAACATAAACCCTAAATGACTCcataatctcttatttatagctaaatcctaattaataataaagttactaAATTGCCCCTGCCCTTAAATTTACTAAACTACCCTTGCCCCTTTATATTTGCGCCTAACATAAGTTTTCATAGGTCTAACAGATTGCTTTGGCATGGTGTTCCACTTGTAAtttacctttctttttctttttcttttccctttatCATTTTACAAAACTTGTCATTgatttaaagttttacaagATTCTGTTTTGCTATTAAATTTAACTCTTTTCAATTGATGGTATTTTTGACCAATTCCATGACCCGGGGTTATCTTTAATATTAAGACATACCTTAGGATGAAGTGGGACGTGACAAGTAACATTTTACATGTGCTTTACTTCTGCTTAATTCTCTTCTCCTTCGCatgaatcattttttttttacttcacagtcttatttgtttcattaacCCTTTACATAGAAAATTTTGAGTCATTCAAAATCCTTAGAAGCCGAGACAAATTTGCTGCAGGGGAAGAGAAGATGGAAGACTAGATTAGAGTATATTCAGGCAATAAAAGTAGATCGGGGCTTTGTGTCCCCTTCCTTCATCACCAATATGAATTCTGCAACATGTGTAAGTATTTCAATAAATCACTGTACTACTTTTTTATGGCTACTTTTGGTACGTAGGGAATCAATTAACAAGAATCGCGCTTGTTTTACCAAAAATGTATAAAGTTGTGTCTTTCTTCGGCTTAATGCAgctattgttttgtttttgctaGATTTTGACAAATCCATTCATTCTAATCCATGcgaataaaattttgactgAGGATGTTGTAAAGCAAGCAATTAGACCGGTATGCGAGAGTGTTTTATGCAGAAATGAGAAGCTTTAGTTTATTTACTTACAAATTAACTGAatcttttttccccttttctttTCGGTAGAGACGACCTCTATTGATTGTAGCTGAGGATGTAGAAACGGAGCTGGTCAGATCTCTGAGACGGTCTTATCGTGGGAAATCAAAGGTTTTCttatcaaaatagaaaaatatgagAATTAGATAGGGCACAAGAATTCACATAGTTCCTCCTGAGATCTGCATTCACAAGTGAAGCTGGCTTAGGAAAATTTACAgatataaaactaaattacAATTGAACACATGAGAGTATAGGTTACAAATAAAAGACTTACTTAATTTTACATATCATGCATTTACTTTTAGTTTTACAGAAGATcgttttattaatttgggTTTATGAATTGAAGCTTTGCGTTGTCAAACCTCCAAAATGTGAACATAATGGAAAGGCAATCATGCAGGACCTTGCGGTCTTCACTGGAGGCCAGGTGGGTTCATTTGGTAGTTAGTATTCCCACCAGTTTTGCATTACTTATGTAATTCAAAAACCAATGTCATACTATCTTTTCACTTTTAGGTTGTAACTGGCGAATCAGATATGAACTTTGTACCACAAATGCTTGGTTCATGCAAAGAGGTGATACATGTAATGTACGAATTGTTTTTGCTGTATAAGTCCTTGCCCTAGATCATTTCAATTGTCAAGGGCATGTTTTGTTGAAATAGGATATATTTTAGCCATTTCCACCATTGCAGGTCAAGGTGTCACATGATGAGATGGTTATCATTGGTGGGTCTGGTGGCCAAGAAGACATTGAAGAAAGACGTAAGGAGGTTGGTTGTGGCTCTTTTTGACATGTTTTGCAACAATTTTCAGACTTTTCGTTTGTGTTCATttgttatttgaaattattcgATACGttctgttatttttgtttcagttaaaattaattctcaatTATGTCGAGCACTTCAAATGATGAATTAAAGTTATTAGAAAAGAGGCTTGCAAAGTTTTCTTGTGAAGTGGCTTATTTTAAGGTTTGTTTCTCTGAAGTTGTGTTTTATTCTAGCATGTTAGCCGTACGAAATATACAGTCCTTTGTtgaaaacatatttaataGAGACTGTTTTTATGTAAGGTTGGTGGTGATAGTTGTGCCGAAGTGTTCAAATATTGTTGTAGAGTTTACAATGCCATAACTGCCACCTTGGCTGCACTTGATGGAGGAATTGTAGCTGGTAAGccttatatttttagaattttgtgtGGTCGACCTTGTTCGGTTCATGAATcacattttgattttctgaTGAATTTGTAGGTGGCGGGGTTGTActttgttagagtgcaatttatgcactagttttgcattatttacttcccttaatatcaatgttttgcacttaataatagtgatttacttgtgttttacttttgtaggtgcaattctattgattgatgataaaattgagctataagatgatgtttaaggatgattgttctcttggagaaattatgagcgtcagaagaactttgttgataaggcgtgggcgcgtgctgtcaactgcggacctgcagtttttagtttaacgtgttttgtatttttggttatttttgtaattacgaatttaatatttcagatattagtattttattttaaatagaattctaaaagagaagagagagagagtatttaagggaggaatctattgtgaaaaagaggggattttggattggagaaaaagaaaccctagatctaatttttctcttctctctatgaagaactaaacccatttttctggttgaaggttaatgaagctttgattcatcactactgtgagatctttcttgtgctttaattgttttattactttttgggtatttgtttattctctgaattattttcatgattatgtttgttaattaggtaattggccactatttaattatcaacttaatctattgtcaattaaaggattcatcgtatgaagaatttaatgtttgtgacaaataacaaagcagagagttgtgttgtgagaataaacaatctaatttaaatgaatcatcatatgtgttgattaggatttgggtctctctggtttttcaggctgtcaattgattaaatcctatgatcgtatctagggttgtctatttgattagggaaataaccaacggtcgtaccttggttatcgactagttaaggagagattggctattagagggtctcagtagctataaccggtctattcatgagtaacaataatctatatttgaatcaatgatcagtagtcgaatcaagctgagttaattccttcaaccagagctttctccaatttgaattacaactttaatttgcattcttgttatttttaatttgatttttattattgtcaacaattcccccattttacgttttacgtttcaaaaggatttaaataattaccgatctctgtggacacgaccctgctcaatcactatacacaatttatttagagtaggaatttatttttgttggcttcggcACCCATCACACTTCATGCGTCGAAGGAGGTAGAGAAATTGCACACTTCGTggtataatgaaaaaaaaaaaaaaacgaaataATAGGATGCTTGGTGTTCACCTTGTACAGAAAGCTCTCAAGGtatttgtcattttctttgcATACTACTTTtctattgtttgctttttcaaaTCTTACTGGTCAATACTACTCAGGCATCAACTTCCTAACAAATTTGAGGTTGCGTGTACAGGCGCCTGTGTGCTCAATTGCTCATGCTGCTGGATTTGACTATTCAGTTGTTGTTGAGAAGCTACTGGAGCAAGACAATCCTGACCTTGGATATGATCCGGCTAAAGGTTTGttttaataagtaaaaatagaaacaaaaacttgAGAGTTATTTTGTGTTGTTCCCAATGTGCATTGAGTTGGGTGAGACTGCTCTCATCATAgtctttgttttatttttcaccaGGTGAATTTATCGATCTGATCGAGTGTGGAAATGTTGATGCGGCACTATTGGTAGGCTTTGAATTAAATGATGTCGCATGGTAACTAGTTTAACCTCTTCAATATCTTagtaaatttatgttattgcTATGTACATCTAGCTCAGTTCACAGACCCTCAAGAGGTGTCGtccattttccattttctgtGACGGTAATTTCTACTAAGCTTATGTTAGTTCTCTAATTAAGCAAATACCAATTATTGTTTGTGTAGGCATTCTAATTGTAACTTTGGTACAAGATGCTTAGAGCTCCAGTCCTCGAAGGGAACACAGACGGAAAAGGAGGCTTGCGATCTTGCCAACGAATGTTCCATGGCatgatatttttgtatttttatttattaat contains:
- the LOC107175337 gene encoding chaperonin CPN60-1, mitochondrial-like gives rise to the protein MNSATCILTNPFILIHANKILTEDVVKQAIRPRRPLLIVAEDVETELVRSLRRSYRGKSKLCVVKPPKCEHNGKAIMQDLAVFTGGQVVTGESDMNFVPQMLGSCKEVKVSHDEMVIIGGSGGQEDIEERRKEVGGDSCAEVFKYCCRVYNAITATLAALDGGIVAGINFLTNLRLRVQAPVCSIAHAAGFDYSVVVEKLLEQDNPDLGYDPAKGEFIDLIECGNVDAALLVGFELNDVAWHSNCNFGTRCLELQSSKGTQTEKEACDLANECSMA